A part of Apodemus sylvaticus chromosome 19, mApoSyl1.1, whole genome shotgun sequence genomic DNA contains:
- the C19H6orf15 gene encoding uncharacterized protein C6orf15 homolog, protein MWSLAGGSRAPLGLLLICLCLPGLFARSIGAPEEKVSLHSGQPSFTSLSKSGQPQPKPDPVKNELPGILQRLSESPQDGILPEGSSEVPSGPPFWGPPPMESWPLQNPQQGIAAEDQLEQVLPEALSYLSRGGPLSEASSAQPWPEASYPQDAGPQAASTPLETEAEAFAQRPFWFLNHKVLPGLSGRILSPGTSWGSGGAGTGWGTRPMPHPSGIWGSSGLVSGTSLGGNGWYPAGILGGNGRYPVGSWGGNGRYPVGSWGGNGRYPVGSWGGNGRYPVGSWGGNGRYPTGSWGGNGRYPTGSWGGNGRYPTGSWGSNGRYPTGSWGPNCQYPVGSRGPNCQYPAGSWGANGQNRLPPGGRRPGSSGSTP, encoded by the exons ATGTGGAGCCTCGCAGGTGGGAGCCGGGCTCCCCTGGGCCTGCTCCtgatctgtctgtgtctgccag GCCTCTTTGCACGGAGCATTGGGGCACCAGAGGAGAAAGTCTCCCTTCATTCGGGACAACCTTCTTTCACCAGCCTCTCCAAGTCCGGACAGCCTCAGCCCAAGCCAGACCCTGTGAAGAATGAGTTACCAGGGATTCTTCAGAGGCTCAGCGAATCTCCACAAGATGGCATTCTTCCTGAGGGCAGCTCTGAGGTGCCCAGCGGGCCTCCCTTCTGGGGGCCGCCCCCCATGGAGTCCTGGCCCTTACAGAACCCTCAGCAAGGGATAGCTGCTGAGGACCAGTTAGAGCAAGTGCTACCAGAAGCCCTGTCATACCTTTCCAGAGGCGGCCCTCTGTCTGAGGCTTCCTCTGCACAACCTTGGCCAGAGGCTTCCTACCCCCAGGACGCTGGACCGCAGGCTGCTTCTACTCCATTGGAAACGGAAGCAGAAGCCTTTGCCCAGCGCCCATTCTGGTTTCTCAACCACAAGGTTCTGCCTGGTTTATCTGGGAGGATCCTAAGTCCCGGAACATCTTGGGGAAGTGGAGGGGCTGGAACTGGGTGGGGAACAAGACCCATGCCACACCCTTCTGGAATATGGGGTAGCAGTGGTTTAGTCTCAGGTACTAGCTTGGGGGGTAATGGTTGGTACCCAGCAGGCATCTTAGGGGGAAATGGTCGGTACCCAGTAGGGAGCTGGGGGGGAAATGGTCGGTACCCAGTAGGGAGCTGGGGGGGAAATGGTCGGTACCCAGTAGGGAGCTGGGGGGGTAATGGTCGGTACCCAGTAGGGAGCTGGGGGGGTAATGGTCGATACCCAACAGGCAGCTGGGGGGGCAATGGTCGATACCCAACAGGCAGCTGGGGGGGTAATGGTCGATACCCAACAGGCAGCTGGGGGAGTAATGGTCGATACCCAACAGGCAGCTGGGGGCCCAATTGCCAGTATCCAGTAGGCAGCCGGGGGCCCAATTGTCAGTACCCAGCAGGCAGCTGGGGAGCTAATGGCCAGAATCGGCTTCCCCCAGGAGGTAGACGTCCTGGCTCTTCTGGGAGCACCCCCTAA
- the Cdsn gene encoding corneodesmosin — protein MGSSRAPGMGRVGGHGLMALLMAGLILPGTLAKSIGTLSDPCKDPTRITSPNDPCLIGKTGSNSISSQGGSSSFSSHGGSSSSQGGSSGSLIYKPGTGYSQSGYSFGSGGSQSGSSGSQTGSGGSQSGSSGSQTGSGGSQSGSGGSQSGSSGSQTGSGGSQTGSSGSQSGRWVSSGSQSGSSGSQSGRWVSSSSQWVSSSSQSGSSGSSREGPGNGSALPVDDNSSRLTSGTAQSGGSYTSQSSSSSNLRPCSSNVPDSPCSGGPVITHSGPYISGSHTVSGGQRPVVVVVEQHGSGGPGGFQGMPCTNGGPSGKPCPPITSVQKPYGGYEVVGGSANSYLVPGMTYSGGKIYPVGYFTKDNPIRGSPGAPSFAAGPPVSEGKYFSSNPIIPSHSSSSSNGYPSGIVFQPVGSGGVQPCGTGSSSSKGPCSGTRIQITSSSSSTSYHPCSGGASQGPCSSPGTGSISGGSSSLSTGKIILQPCGSKSSSSGYPCLSVSSSTLNGGLNGSPQPVPSPGVKLCGLNSPGRVPCRSIRNILTQVKPLGPQLMDPEVSLPQGEPLEKS, from the exons ATGGGTTCCTCTCGGGCACCCGGGATGGGGCGTGTGGGAGGGCATGGGCTGATGGCATTGCTGATGGCGGGTCTCATTCTGCCAG GAACCTTGGCTAAGAGCATTGGGACCCTCTCGGACCCCTGTAAGGACCCCACGAGGATCACCTCCCCGAATGACCCTTGTCTCATTGGAAAGACTGGCTCCAACAGCATCAGCAGCCAAGGTGGATCCAGCAGTTTCAGCAGCCATGGTGGATCCAGCAGCTCCCAGGGAGGTTCTTCAGGATCTTTGATATATAAACCAGGAACAGGGTATTCCCAGAGTGGCTACTCTTTTGGCTCTGGTGGCTCCCAGTCAGGAAGCAGTGGCTCTCAGACAGGAAGTGGCGGCTCTCAGTCAggaagcagtggttctcagacaGGAAGTGGCGGCTCTCAGTCAGGAAGCGGTGGTTCTCAGTCAGGAAGCAGTGGCTCGCAGACAGGAAGTGGTGGCTCTCAGACAGGAAGCAGCGGCTCTCAATCAGGAAGATGGGTAAGCAGCGGTTCTCAGTCAGGAAGCAGCGGCTCTCAGTCAGGAAGATGGGTAAGCAGCAGTTCTCAATGGGTAAGCAGCAGTTCTCAGTCCGGAAGTTCAGGAAGCAGCCGGGAAGGACCAGGAAATGGCTCTGCTCTACCAGTCGATGACAATTCTTCCCGCCTGACATCAGGCACTGCCCAGTCTGGAGGCTCGTACACttcccagagcagcagcagctccaacCTGCGGCCCTGTAGCTCCAACGTGCCCGACTCTCCCTGCAGCGGGGGGCCTGTCATCACACACTCAGGGCCCTACATCTCCGGCTCCCACACCGTATCAGGTGGCCAGAGAcctgtagtggtggtggtggagcaacATGGCTCTGGTGGCCCTGGAGGGTTTCAAGGCATGCCCTGTACCAATGGCGGCCCCTCAGGCAAGCCCTGCCCTCCCATCACATCTGTCCAGAAACCCTATGGCGGCTATGAGGTAGTGGGTGGCTCTGCCAACAGTTACCTGGTCCCAGGCATGACCTACAGTGGGGGGAAAATCTACCCCGTGGGCTACTTTACCAAGGACAACCCTATCAGGGGCTCGCCAGGAGCCCCCTCCTTTGCAGCTGGGCCCCCAGTCTCTGAGGGCAAGTACTTCTCTAGCAATCCCATCATCCCCAGCCACAGCTCTTCCAGTTCCAATGGCTACCCATCGGGCATTGTGTTCCAGCCCGTGGGCTCTGGCGGGGTTCAGCCCTGTGGCACTGGCTCTAGCAGCTCTAAGGGGCCTTGCTCTGGCACGAGAATTCAGATCACCTCCAGCAGCTCCAGTACCTCCTACCACCCCTGCAGCGGCGGGGCTTCCCAGGGGCCCTGCTCCTCGCCAGGCACTGGCTCCATCAGTGGAGGAagctcctccctctccactgGCAAAATCATCCTTCAGCCCTGCGGCAGCAAATCGAGCTCTTCCGGTTACCCCTgcctttctgtttcctcctccaCGTTGAATGGGGGTCTGAATGGCTCCCCTCAGCCTGTCCCCTCCCCGGGTGTCAAGCTCTGCGGCCTCAACAGCCCTGGAAGAGTGCCCTGCCGTTCCATCCGCAACATTCTGACCCAAGTGAAGCCTTTGGGGCCCCAGTTAATGGATCCCGAAGTTTCCCTGCCACAGGGAGAGCCACTTGAGAAGTCTTAA